tttttcacACTagcaaagatttaataaaattaatatacgttatacatttttaatatataagaatattttacttaattaaaaaaaatgcattactTACTGCTTCTCGCGCTTGTTGCAACTGTTTTTCGgcacttatttttttcttcgtatatgccttattttcaatttcatgagTTAATTGTAGCCAATGTTGCAATCCAGGAGGAGGAGACCAACATCTGTCTTCAAGTTCACCCTCTGCACGTTGCAATTCAACTTTTAACATCTGtcgagtaaaaattaattacatcttgaaaaaaatatttaatataaaatataagaatatagagaaaaatatttacttcaaTTTCTGCTTTTAATTGAGAAACTTCAAGATCCGAATAAGAAGCATGTAATCCTACACTTTCATCTTGTAAACGTTTTTCTAAATTCTGTTTCTCAGTAGTTACACTTTCTTGTTCCATTCGTGCtctttctaattctttctgtaaaaaatcataaattataatattaaatataaaactatcaaATATTGgtaaaatcgaaagaaaaataaaataacatacttGCAAGTCTTCCAATGCTAATTCTGCTTTATGTAAACTTTCCATATCTTTCATCATTCTGTGAAGATGTTTctgtgaatttttcttctgctGATATGCATACCAGCAACCAATAAGTGCGCCAAATAATAacgttattaatatcaaatcttTCACACTATGTCCAGTatctaaaacaaaatattaaataattagttaaaGAATCTAttaatgaaagatattttaataattatttaccctTTGGCGGTCCAAAAAGAACTACATCCATAGCTTTTAAggcaattttttgtttatgaatGGGATCCTTGATGCCTAATACATTAGTCAAATAATGCATATTGTTCACAGCTAACCTGAAAAAATcaggatatatttttatataaaaaattttgtataatatgaaaatgatgtattattttataaaaagtcaCCTTGGAAGTGTAGCACCAGTTACACGGTGTTGTATAAAAGTAGGAACATATTGTGGAAGATCTACATTAGAAGATAACCATTCTGATGTTTGTTCTATAGTCCAATTATGAAcctgtaaaagaaaaaaatatatatataaaaatgataaaatatcaaaagaatttaaaatattaaaagagcaTATTAGATAATACCTCTGATCTTAACCAGGCTTCCCAAAGTTCTCGAACACTAATATGCATATCATCATTATGATGAAAAGCCCTTTGTCTTCTTTCATATCCAGCTTCATATTGTAATTCTTctcttaaaaactaaaaagatttattttttataaaaaaatttttttttaattacattaaataaattataaatttatttacatcatCTGACTCCGATAGGTCCACATTTCCATTGGCATCATCATCTAGTTGACTATGGAGTGACTTGATAGCTTCCAAACCTAGTCGATCATGAGAAGCCATTGTTGTAAGACAAGCTAGGTCATCGTTACAAGTATCAGAacctgtaataaattaaacagcCTACGTTTGATTGTATGTGTTTatgattatatgtaatttgttATACAGGTGCCATTTTTTATAGGATTATGCTTGTACCTGTTAAACATGTTTAAGAAGCTTTTCAtccaattattaatacaaaaattgtgaaaaagtCTTGTTAATAAACACTAAATAAATCtgctaataatattattattaaatgaaaattaaattatttttaaaaaaaaatgattagatcatttatgaaatttatcttttttaatatgaatttttatcataaacacatttttatctattttgtaaccaataataatagcaaattaaaagaaaactttaaattttttttttaagcttcGTGAATATTTTCACACAAAATGATAATGCAAATCAAACCCAActtctttttacaaattaaatacatgctccataaaaaatttatatatacatgtaaaaaatttaaatacaaaattaaaaaaacaaataaaaagattaattaataaatacaataatataaattaaataatactatactaaataatactatattaattaaataataatataaattaaataatactttcaGACAACGATcaaa
This DNA window, taken from Apis cerana isolate GH-2021 linkage group LG5, AcerK_1.0, whole genome shotgun sequence, encodes the following:
- the LOC107998849 gene encoding stromal interaction molecule homolog isoform X4, which encodes MRSSVITNVIVLFGLHFLYWCCNTVDASGGALDASSNFQSGSTGSSHSKVTAFSATLTDGLAQAVAHEAGSDTCNDDLACLTTMASHDRLGLEAIKSLHSQLDDDANGNVDLSESDDFLREELQYEAGYERRQRAFHHNDDMHISVRELWEAWLRSEVHNWTIEQTSEWLSSNVDLPQYVPTFIQHRVTGATLPRLAVNNMHYLTNVLGIKDPIHKQKIALKAMDVVLFGPPKDTGHSVKDLILITLLFGALIGCWYAYQQKKNSQKHLHRMMKDMESLHKAELALEDLQKELERARMEQESVTTEKQNLEKRLQDESVGLHASYSDLEVSQLKAEIEMLKVELQRAEGELEDRCWSPPPGLQHWLQLTHEIENKAYTKKKISAEKQLQQAREACEKLRKKRSSLVGAFVSTHGKSIDEVDKSIVEARTALNEVTAELQERVHRWKQIELLCGFNIINNNGLSYLETVLYRGTPNGRGLGLRGRLSSQDDLDDEASSVYSPSTCGAAGMEETILSGPKKD
- the LOC107998849 gene encoding stromal interaction molecule homolog isoform X3 codes for the protein MASHDRLGLEAIKSLHSQLDDDANGNVDLSESDDFLREELQYEAGYERRQRAFHHNDDMHISVRELWEAWLRSEVHNWTIEQTSEWLSSNVDLPQYVPTFIQHRVTGATLPRLAVNNMHYLTNVLGIKDPIHKQKIALKAMDVVLFGPPKDTGHSVKDLILITLLFGALIGCWYAYQQKKNSQKHLHRMMKDMESLHKAELALEDLQKELERARMEQESVTTEKQNLEKRLQDESVGLHASYSDLEVSQLKAEIEMLKVELQRAEGELEDRCWSPPPGLQHWLQLTHEIENKAYTKKKISAEKQLQQAREACEKLRKKRSSLVGAFVSTHGKSIDEVDKSIVEARTALNEVTAELQERVHRWKQIELLCGFNIINNNGLSYLETVLYRGTPNGRGLGLRGRLSSQDDLDDEASSVYSPSTCGAAGTVDNLTWKESSVPPDSSSSETGKETPPESNVVHFTVGDVPDEPIRSSSKEKSGIVRSYSQDTNMLLSVEDKTTSSFLSKTSYSENSLDSSNQDRGGQQRIGPNPCTVPASSVTSINSASGQSCSNSRKGGSREGQPTSTVDDAETLSTDSNSTMDNDDPKKRSRKILFAFKRNKPKVTW